A single region of the Dehalobacter sp. 12DCB1 genome encodes:
- a CDS encoding GlsB/YeaQ/YmgE family stress response membrane protein, whose amino-acid sequence MSVIGWIILGGLAGWIASMITGRDAKMGVGMNIVVGIVGAFIGGWIVNIFGGIGINGFNVWSFLVALLGAVILLSIVNALTGRKHHNQYQS is encoded by the coding sequence TTGAGTGTTATCGGCTGGATTATTTTGGGCGGCCTTGCGGGGTGGATTGCCAGCATGATTACAGGTCGTGATGCCAAAATGGGCGTTGGAATGAATATTGTTGTCGGGATCGTCGGGGCGTTCATCGGCGGATGGATCGTCAACATTTTCGGGGGAATAGGGATCAACGGATTTAATGTCTGGAGTTTCTTGGTTGCTCTCCTCGGTGCGGTGATCCTGTTGTCCATCGTCAATGCCTTAACGGGCAGAAAACACCACAATCAGTATCAGTCGTAA
- a CDS encoding YegS/Rv2252/BmrU family lipid kinase: protein MQILLIYNPLAGNGSFNNHLDSIIEAVQNKGYYLVPYRISTTEALEKMVSLVDINSFNRIWIAGGDGTIHQVVNVLFRYDCQIPVGIYPVGTANDFARYFHFPERIPEMTEILLQDYFTVCDIGVANGRYFLNVASLGFLIDVSQKTPKRIKQSFGTLAYYLKGVEEFANMKPVKVSIRSREANRDDEVYFILIMNGKSAGGFKRIAPLASISDGLLDVYIFKQCPVLELIPLVIKVANGEHAESPYVDYFQTAELTINCQETIGTDLDGEKGFNFPLRVTVEPAKLKVITREN from the coding sequence ATGCAAATATTATTAATCTATAATCCGCTTGCCGGAAACGGCAGCTTTAATAATCACTTGGACAGCATTATTGAAGCTGTCCAAAACAAAGGCTATTATTTGGTCCCTTACAGGATCAGCACCACGGAAGCCCTCGAAAAAATGGTCTCCTTAGTGGATATCAACAGTTTCAACAGGATCTGGATTGCCGGGGGCGACGGGACGATCCACCAGGTCGTTAATGTTCTTTTTCGTTATGATTGCCAGATCCCGGTTGGAATATATCCGGTAGGAACTGCCAATGATTTTGCTCGTTATTTTCATTTTCCAGAGCGGATCCCAGAAATGACGGAGATCCTGCTTCAGGACTATTTTACTGTTTGTGATATCGGGGTTGCCAATGGCCGCTATTTTTTAAATGTGGCCAGCTTGGGTTTTCTAATCGATGTCAGCCAAAAAACTCCCAAGAGAATTAAACAAAGTTTTGGGACTCTCGCCTATTATTTAAAGGGTGTCGAAGAATTCGCTAACATGAAACCGGTGAAAGTCAGTATTCGGAGTCGGGAAGCCAACCGTGACGATGAAGTGTATTTTATCTTGATTATGAATGGCAAATCGGCAGGCGGCTTTAAGAGGATAGCGCCGCTGGCTTCTATAAGCGATGGACTGCTTGATGTATATATTTTTAAACAATGCCCTGTTCTCGAACTGATCCCACTGGTTATCAAAGTGGCAAACGGCGAACATGCGGAGAGTCCATATGTAGATTATTTCCAGACGGCAGAGCTAACAATCAACTGTCAGGAAACGATTGGCACTGATTTAGACGGAGAAAAAGGATTTAATTTTCCGTTAAGAGTCACCGTTGAACCCGCCAAACTTAAAGTCATTACCAGAGAGAATTAA
- the lgt gene encoding prolipoprotein diacylglyceryl transferase has product MNPIAFEIGPFSVHWYGILIALAFCAGLILANHHTNYRKLDPDKFFNLLIVMIPAALIGARLYYVLFNLHYYIAYPAEIVAVWHGGLAIHGGIIGGFLAVLGVTRRDPDLKFWSVADVIAPSLVIGQAIGRWGNFLNQEAHGGPVSESFISEFPHFIQQGMYIDGQYYHPTFLYESLWDTLIFLFLFWLIRKKSTPDGIIFLLYLLLYSAGRFIIESLRTDSLMLGPFKIAQVISIAAILLSAVLLFVKLRKKKPV; this is encoded by the coding sequence TTGAACCCTATTGCATTTGAGATTGGTCCTTTTTCTGTTCATTGGTACGGTATACTAATCGCGCTGGCGTTTTGTGCCGGACTCATTCTCGCGAACCATCACACGAACTATCGCAAGCTGGACCCTGACAAATTTTTTAACCTTCTAATTGTTATGATTCCTGCTGCTCTGATCGGCGCCAGACTATATTACGTCCTGTTCAATTTGCATTATTACATCGCTTATCCGGCAGAAATCGTGGCTGTCTGGCATGGCGGATTAGCCATTCACGGCGGAATCATCGGCGGTTTCCTGGCGGTCTTAGGGGTTACCCGCAGAGATCCGGATTTAAAATTCTGGTCTGTGGCCGATGTTATCGCGCCAAGTCTGGTTATCGGCCAGGCGATTGGCAGATGGGGCAACTTTCTTAATCAGGAAGCACATGGCGGCCCGGTTAGTGAATCCTTTATCAGTGAATTCCCGCATTTTATTCAGCAAGGCATGTATATTGACGGCCAATATTACCATCCCACTTTTTTATATGAGTCTTTATGGGATACTTTGATCTTTTTGTTCTTGTTCTGGCTGATCAGGAAGAAATCAACACCTGACGGCATCATTTTCTTGCTTTATTTATTACTGTACTCGGCAGGCCGTTTTATTATTGAGAGTCTCAGAACCGACAGTCTGATGCTTGGTCCATTTAAAATAGCCCAAGTCATCAGTATTGCAGCAATTTTGCTTTCGGCCGTTCTTCTCTTTGTAAAACTTAGGAAAAAGAAACCAGTTTAG
- a CDS encoding cytidylate kinase family protein, producing MVFLTISRQTGSLGKEIAGLLAKKLDLPLITHDVVVNQWLPEIADKHETHMLKESPGFYLNLSSQGLTFAKHIEDKLKSYISEQPAIVFGLGAQIIFSRHPEAIHVRIIASDEVRTGRIMHDLRLDRSNAERFLELTDRKHKRYISTIYHRDWSDPSLYGITLNTDFIGIEEGAALLAYYARNKQFYSPAAESPSQDGKKPIIFKHPSEEEFAGILDMYHLDWEYEPRTFPIRWDEEGNVTMAFSPDFYLPRFNTFIELTTMNQKYTSEKKKKVELLKQLYPGTNINIVFKNDFYSLLERFGIRKDLRNEC from the coding sequence TTGGTATTTCTTACAATTTCCAGACAAACAGGAAGCCTGGGGAAAGAAATAGCCGGACTCCTCGCCAAGAAATTAGATCTGCCTCTGATTACGCACGATGTTGTTGTGAACCAATGGCTGCCGGAGATTGCCGATAAACATGAGACGCATATGCTGAAAGAAAGCCCCGGCTTTTATCTGAATCTGTCCTCTCAAGGCCTCACCTTTGCCAAGCATATTGAAGACAAACTAAAAAGTTATATTTCCGAACAACCTGCCATCGTCTTTGGTCTCGGCGCTCAGATTATTTTCTCTCGCCATCCTGAAGCAATCCACGTCAGAATCATAGCTTCAGATGAAGTCCGAACCGGTCGAATCATGCATGATCTCCGTCTGGACCGCTCCAATGCCGAAAGATTCCTGGAGCTGACCGACCGCAAACACAAACGGTATATTTCCACTATTTATCATAGAGACTGGTCTGATCCTTCTCTTTACGGTATTACGCTGAACACAGATTTTATTGGCATCGAAGAAGGCGCTGCACTTCTGGCGTACTATGCCAGAAACAAGCAGTTCTACTCTCCTGCGGCTGAATCTCCTTCTCAGGACGGTAAGAAGCCGATCATTTTCAAGCATCCATCCGAAGAGGAATTTGCCGGAATCCTAGATATGTACCACCTTGACTGGGAGTACGAGCCTCGTACGTTCCCGATTCGATGGGACGAAGAGGGTAATGTTACGATGGCGTTTTCGCCTGATTTTTACCTGCCCAGATTTAATACGTTCATAGAACTGACCACGATGAACCAAAAATATACTTCCGAAAAAAAGAAAAAGGTTGAGCTGCTCAAACAACTCTATCCCGGTACCAACATCAACATTGTCTTTAAAAATGATTTTTATTCCCTCTTGGAGAGATTCGGCATAAGAAAGGACCTGCGCAATGAATGCTAA
- the hpt gene encoding hypoxanthine phosphoribosyltransferase: protein MNANAVGKIIFTAEEIQQKVAETGQIIDADYQGRELVVISVLKGSFYFLADLTRHLTIPLSIDFLSIKAFPDETNKTGVVKFVKDLDLSITGKHVLLVEDVVGTGLTLAYICQHLEAAKPASLKICSLLDNPSERLLTINIDYCCFLMPDQFVVGYGLDYQEKYRNLPYIAAYKREK from the coding sequence ATGAATGCTAATGCTGTTGGAAAGATTATTTTCACTGCAGAGGAAATTCAACAGAAAGTCGCCGAAACCGGGCAAATCATCGATGCCGACTATCAGGGCAGAGAGCTGGTTGTGATCAGTGTCCTAAAAGGATCGTTTTACTTTTTAGCTGACCTGACCCGGCACCTGACGATACCCTTAAGCATTGATTTTCTGTCGATCAAAGCATTCCCTGATGAAACGAATAAAACTGGCGTTGTAAAATTTGTGAAAGATCTTGACCTTTCGATCACCGGTAAACATGTTCTTTTGGTAGAAGATGTGGTCGGAACCGGACTTACGCTTGCTTATATCTGCCAGCACCTCGAAGCTGCGAAGCCGGCCAGTTTAAAAATATGCTCCCTGCTGGACAATCCCTCGGAGAGACTCCTCACCATTAACATCGATTATTGCTGTTTTCTTATGCCGGACCAATTTGTAGTCGGATATGGCCTCGATTACCAGGAAAAGTACCGAAACCTTCCGTATATCGCAGCCTACAAACGTGAAAAGTAA
- a CDS encoding GGDEF domain-containing protein, which yields MQVFLRIDINLAALVLLGVVFLIAYQSLDRQDSINKKFLTTSLVIMLELVFETLTCMINRRPELWLIPVSELMHICLFITAPLLTYSWYKFNYSWVEPDSTIFKTRQTLYFIPIVINAVLTVLSPIYGFIFTIDSANVYHRGSLFLVSAVITYFYLIISLIQILKRKGKIIKQEWIPLIAFGILPIIGGILQSMFYGVLLMWSCTAFSLVIVYYFLQQRMVHLDNLTGVWTRGSFDYYISQRIHHKADDKFGLIYADLDGLKQINDQYGHSEGDKAIQDAVELIRSVLRKTDIIARMGGDEFAVIMECDSKEALEKTIERINVSFEAYNKTSGKRYRLEGSFGTDIFDRKYASIEQFLNHVDNLMYSQKRIKKADIG from the coding sequence ATGCAGGTATTTTTACGGATCGATATTAATCTTGCTGCCCTGGTGTTGTTAGGGGTAGTATTTTTGATTGCTTACCAGAGTCTTGACCGGCAGGATAGTATCAATAAAAAATTTCTGACCACGTCTTTAGTCATTATGCTGGAGCTTGTTTTTGAAACGCTGACCTGTATGATCAACAGACGCCCGGAGTTATGGTTGATCCCGGTGTCGGAGCTGATGCATATATGTTTGTTTATTACGGCGCCGCTGTTAACCTATTCGTGGTACAAATTTAATTACAGCTGGGTTGAACCCGACAGTACAATTTTTAAGACCAGGCAAACCCTGTATTTCATTCCGATTGTCATCAATGCAGTACTGACCGTTTTATCGCCTATTTACGGTTTTATCTTCACTATAGACAGTGCGAATGTCTACCACCGGGGATCACTTTTTCTCGTTTCAGCCGTAATTACCTATTTCTATCTGATAATCAGTCTGATACAGATCCTTAAAAGAAAAGGGAAAATCATTAAACAGGAATGGATTCCTTTAATAGCATTTGGAATACTGCCGATTATCGGAGGGATCCTCCAGTCGATGTTTTATGGTGTGCTTCTGATGTGGAGTTGTACGGCATTTTCCCTTGTGATCGTCTATTATTTCCTGCAGCAAAGAATGGTTCATCTAGATAACCTAACTGGCGTATGGACGAGAGGATCTTTTGATTATTACATTTCCCAAAGGATCCACCATAAGGCTGATGACAAATTCGGGCTTATTTATGCCGACCTCGACGGACTGAAACAAATTAATGACCAATATGGACATTCCGAAGGGGACAAAGCAATCCAGGATGCTGTCGAGCTGATAAGAAGTGTCTTAAGAAAAACAGATATCATTGCGAGGATGGGTGGCGATGAATTCGCGGTAATTATGGAATGTGACAGCAAAGAAGCTCTGGAGAAAACAATTGAGAGAATCAATGTGTCTTTTGAAGCGTATAATAAAACTTCCGGAAAGCGTTACAGGCTGGAAGGAAGTTTCGGGACTGACATCTTCGATAGGAAATATGCCAGCATCGAGCAATTTCTGAACCATGTCGACAATCTGATGTACAGCCAAAAAAGGATAAAAAAAGCGGATATAGGATGA
- the hcp gene encoding hydroxylamine reductase, with amino-acid sequence MSQMFCFQCEQTAGGKGCTNAGVCGKKPEVANKHDELTCALIGLARAASGQKTAPETDALVMQSLFATVTNVNFDPQDFDAFIQKVTEEKNKLGGAEDFAPEALFHGDPDIVSLRSTLLLGIRGMAAYAWHAYVLGKQDPQVTACFYKGLKAVGEDHSVDEWLELLMEFGKTNLACMALLDEANTSAYGHPVPTKVTTTIEKGPFIVITGHDLLDLKQLLEQTEEKGINIYTHGEMLPAHAYPEFKKYTHLKGNFGTAWQNQQKEFDNIPAPIFFTTNCLMPPKASYADRVYTTSVVGYPEMKHIPDAKVKDFSPLIKQALELGGYSEDQYRTGINGGNELMTGFARNTVLGVADKVIDAVKAGAIKHFFLVGGCDGAKPGRNYYTEFVKQTPMDTVVLTLACGKYRFNDLNIGEIGGLPRLMDMGQCNDAYSAIQVAVALAQAFECGINDLPLTLVLSWYEQKAVCILLTLLALGIKNIYIGPSVPAFFSSNVLNVLVEKFNITPISTPENDLAAILAK; translated from the coding sequence ATGTCTCAGATGTTCTGTTTTCAATGTGAACAAACTGCCGGTGGAAAAGGATGCACGAACGCAGGGGTCTGCGGAAAGAAACCGGAGGTAGCTAATAAGCATGATGAACTCACTTGTGCCCTGATTGGATTGGCAAGAGCGGCATCCGGTCAGAAAACTGCACCGGAGACAGATGCTTTGGTGATGCAGAGCCTGTTTGCCACGGTGACCAATGTTAATTTTGATCCTCAAGATTTTGATGCCTTCATACAAAAGGTAACTGAAGAGAAAAACAAACTTGGCGGGGCGGAAGATTTTGCACCTGAAGCTTTGTTCCATGGCGATCCGGACATCGTCTCGCTGCGTTCGACTTTGCTGTTAGGCATACGCGGAATGGCGGCATATGCCTGGCATGCGTATGTTCTAGGCAAGCAGGATCCTCAAGTCACCGCCTGCTTTTATAAAGGATTGAAAGCTGTCGGCGAAGATCATTCTGTCGATGAATGGCTGGAGTTGCTGATGGAATTCGGCAAAACCAATCTTGCCTGCATGGCGCTGCTCGATGAAGCGAATACTTCGGCTTATGGTCATCCGGTGCCAACCAAAGTTACAACAACCATAGAAAAAGGACCATTCATTGTGATCACCGGCCATGACCTGCTCGATCTGAAACAATTGCTGGAGCAGACAGAAGAAAAAGGAATCAATATTTATACCCATGGTGAAATGCTCCCAGCCCACGCCTATCCTGAATTCAAAAAATATACACATCTGAAGGGCAATTTCGGAACGGCCTGGCAGAATCAGCAAAAGGAATTTGACAATATTCCGGCTCCGATCTTCTTTACGACGAACTGTCTGATGCCGCCCAAAGCCAGTTACGCTGACAGGGTTTATACGACATCCGTCGTCGGTTATCCCGAAATGAAGCATATCCCAGATGCCAAAGTCAAGGACTTCTCGCCCTTGATTAAGCAGGCGCTTGAACTTGGCGGCTACAGCGAAGATCAATACAGGACAGGAATCAACGGTGGAAATGAGCTGATGACAGGTTTTGCCCGGAATACTGTTCTCGGAGTCGCGGATAAAGTGATCGATGCCGTCAAGGCCGGAGCAATCAAGCATTTCTTCCTGGTTGGTGGCTGCGATGGCGCAAAGCCCGGCAGAAATTACTATACCGAGTTTGTGAAGCAGACGCCTATGGATACGGTCGTACTGACACTTGCCTGTGGCAAATACCGCTTTAATGACCTGAATATCGGAGAAATCGGGGGACTGCCGCGGCTGATGGATATGGGACAATGCAACGATGCCTATTCCGCGATTCAGGTTGCTGTCGCGCTGGCCCAGGCCTTTGAATGCGGCATAAACGATCTGCCGTTAACACTGGTACTCTCCTGGTATGAACAAAAAGCGGTCTGCATTCTGCTGACCCTTCTGGCTCTGGGCATAAAGAATATTTATATCGGACCATCCGTTCCCGCTTTTTTCTCTTCCAATGTACTTAACGTTTTGGTCGAGAAATTCAATATTACACCGATCTCCACACCAGAGAATGATTTAGCAGCTATTCTGGCTAAATAA
- a CDS encoding diguanylate cyclase, with protein sequence MKEYYNALNEKEITRQAIIGLGENSIRKNYYPELQEKLLDLEHINIRNKALMAAIQDIMLVSDSDGHISPFAVSNKKDDPLTLEILRNNEIVWRLQEAIYQVVQKRGMVTCDFRLKYQGRDYYFESRIHISEINEILILVRDMTERTLMEMQLREMVEKESLTKLYKRHCLINKLAEFHGKSFEKLTVLLFDIDGLKIINDTFGHQKGDEVIVSAARMITDHFRLIGYIARIGGDEFCVIVEGLSSREIEQQVEQMNKMLHKYNEQTDILKISLSSGYSFHKAGIVNTDWMFQEANNNMYQNKLLKESSNRNDLVKTLMRALEAKDYFTEGHAERMGELATQMGTALGLPQSKLDRIKLLAKFHDIGKVGIPDRILCKPSKLNEEEWKVMKTHCGIGERIASESSELKGIAHLILKHHERWDGKGYPLGLKAGEIPIECRILSIVDTFDAMTNDRPYREALSPAEAIKEIVSCSRTQFDPVLVLLFKEIFEKHIG encoded by the coding sequence ATGAAAGAATATTACAATGCTTTAAATGAGAAAGAAATAACAAGGCAAGCCATCATTGGTCTCGGGGAAAATTCGATTCGCAAAAATTACTATCCCGAGCTGCAGGAAAAGTTATTGGATCTTGAGCATATTAATATTCGGAACAAAGCTTTGATGGCCGCGATTCAGGACATTATGCTGGTTAGCGATTCAGATGGGCATATTTCGCCGTTTGCCGTCTCCAATAAAAAGGACGATCCTCTAACACTAGAGATCTTAAGGAATAACGAAATTGTTTGGAGATTACAGGAGGCAATTTATCAGGTTGTTCAGAAACGGGGGATGGTCACCTGTGATTTTAGGCTAAAGTACCAGGGACGGGACTACTATTTTGAATCGCGAATTCACATCTCAGAGATTAATGAAATCTTAATACTGGTTCGGGATATGACTGAAAGAACCCTAATGGAAATGCAGTTAAGAGAGATGGTGGAAAAAGAAAGCCTGACAAAGCTATATAAACGGCACTGTTTAATCAACAAACTGGCTGAATTCCATGGAAAGAGCTTTGAAAAGCTTACTGTTTTGCTCTTTGATATTGATGGGTTAAAAATCATTAATGATACGTTCGGTCACCAAAAAGGGGATGAAGTGATTGTATCTGCAGCGCGGATGATTACTGACCATTTCAGATTGATCGGGTACATCGCCCGTATTGGCGGAGACGAATTTTGCGTAATTGTCGAGGGCCTCTCCAGCCGGGAGATTGAGCAGCAGGTTGAACAGATGAATAAAATGCTGCATAAATACAATGAGCAAACAGATATATTGAAGATCTCACTGTCTTCGGGCTATTCTTTCCATAAGGCAGGTATTGTCAATACGGATTGGATGTTTCAGGAAGCAAATAACAACATGTATCAAAACAAATTATTAAAGGAATCTAGCAACCGGAACGATTTGGTTAAGACCTTGATGAGAGCATTGGAAGCGAAGGATTATTTTACCGAGGGTCATGCAGAACGGATGGGTGAGCTTGCAACTCAAATGGGTACAGCGCTGGGGCTTCCTCAAAGCAAACTTGATCGAATCAAGCTGCTTGCTAAATTTCATGATATTGGTAAAGTCGGAATTCCAGACAGGATCCTGTGTAAACCTTCCAAGTTGAACGAAGAGGAATGGAAGGTCATGAAAACGCATTGCGGGATTGGGGAAAGAATTGCGTCTGAATCCTCAGAATTAAAGGGCATCGCACACTTGATCTTGAAGCACCATGAAAGATGGGACGGCAAGGGTTATCCTTTAGGATTGAAAGCAGGGGAGATACCGATCGAATGCAGAATTTTAAGTATCGTAGATACCTTTGATGCGATGACGAATGACCGGCCGTATCGTGAGGCACTGTCTCCCGCCGAAGCAATCAAGGAAATCGTTTCTTGTTCTAGGACGCAGTTTGATCCGGTTTTGGTTCTCTTGTTCAAAGAGATATTTGAAAAGCATATCGGCTGA
- a CDS encoding iron-containing alcohol dehydrogenase → MSEKMELRKFVTPEIITGLDARRLVGRYISHFGTKKPMIVTDNRICNQNWYTETLEAIKVPYVVFDDVTENPKDYEAMLGSKTFLDQDCDLIIAIGGGSVMDCAKCISILVANGGNILDYEGVDEVNLPGPPLICIPSTAGTAADVSQFAIICDTLYMVKKAIISKKIVPDLALIDPVPLMTMDPYLTACTGMDALTHAIEAYVSNAQSPLTDVHALEAIKLLNENIEAAVQKGRTIDTMYQMMLGSLQAGLAFSNASLGAVHAMAHSLGGFFNLPHGKCNSILLEHVIDINFDAVPDRFRRIAEQLNILADFSSDLNVKEKILKRVRSLRENLMINATVEIEQIDENQMNRLVENAMIDPCMVTNPKKLTKQEVKAIYERILQCFK, encoded by the coding sequence ATGTCTGAAAAGATGGAACTAAGGAAATTTGTCACACCTGAAATCATTACCGGCCTTGATGCAAGACGATTAGTTGGCCGGTATATCTCTCATTTTGGAACGAAAAAACCGATGATTGTTACGGACAATAGGATTTGTAATCAGAATTGGTATACGGAAACCCTTGAGGCCATCAAAGTCCCCTATGTTGTTTTTGATGACGTTACTGAAAATCCCAAAGACTATGAAGCGATGTTGGGGAGCAAAACCTTTTTGGATCAGGATTGTGATCTCATTATTGCTATCGGCGGCGGTAGCGTCATGGATTGTGCGAAGTGCATCAGCATACTGGTAGCCAACGGCGGAAATATTCTAGATTATGAAGGTGTCGATGAAGTCAATTTGCCGGGACCGCCGCTGATTTGTATCCCGAGTACGGCTGGAACGGCAGCAGATGTATCTCAGTTCGCCATTATTTGTGACACGCTGTATATGGTCAAGAAAGCTATTATCAGCAAGAAAATTGTACCGGATCTGGCCTTAATTGATCCGGTACCACTGATGACCATGGATCCTTATTTGACTGCCTGTACGGGAATGGATGCGCTGACGCATGCTATCGAAGCTTATGTGTCCAATGCGCAGTCACCGCTGACCGATGTTCACGCTCTGGAAGCGATCAAATTATTAAATGAGAATATTGAAGCCGCAGTCCAAAAAGGCCGGACGATTGATACAATGTATCAGATGATGCTGGGCTCTCTTCAGGCCGGGCTGGCATTTTCCAATGCTAGTCTGGGTGCTGTACATGCCATGGCCCACAGTCTCGGAGGATTTTTCAATTTACCGCATGGTAAGTGCAACAGTATCTTGCTCGAGCATGTTATTGACATTAATTTTGATGCTGTACCTGACCGTTTCCGAAGGATTGCGGAGCAGTTGAATATTTTAGCTGATTTTAGTTCTGATCTGAATGTCAAAGAAAAAATTCTTAAACGGGTCAGATCCCTGCGTGAAAACTTAATGATTAATGCGACGGTAGAAATCGAACAAATTGACGAAAATCAGATGAACAGACTGGTTGAAAATGCAATGATTGATCCCTGCATGGTTACAAACCCAAAAAAACTCACGAAGCAAGAGGTTAAAGCAATTTATGAAAGAATATTACAATGCTTTAAATGA
- the fdhD gene encoding formate dehydrogenase accessory sulfurtransferase FdhD produces MNAADEGIVYEEFDVVEIQRENDVIVMKEAVRKVIAEVSLKMIVNGQELVSVLCLNRHHEELALGFLYNEGVIGSYEDIKSIEYNEKMLAVLIELREGMVIDRRESLRSITSGCGKCYTYINPLKKTQYAVNMNKSTFSAENILTIMDKFIEQSEIHHTIGGVHSVFFHTEGFEVLNEDIGRHNCLDKITGILMKANKMELAANGVVFISGRLTSEMLMKMIRLGAPVVVSKSTPTTATIRLAREYNITLLGYVRGGKGTVYACPERLTDTSDSQI; encoded by the coding sequence ATGAATGCTGCTGACGAAGGAATCGTCTACGAAGAATTTGATGTAGTAGAGATCCAAAGAGAAAATGATGTCATTGTGATGAAAGAAGCGGTGAGAAAGGTCATCGCCGAAGTGTCTCTTAAAATGATAGTCAATGGACAGGAGCTTGTTTCAGTTCTCTGTCTAAACCGGCACCACGAGGAGTTGGCCCTGGGTTTTTTGTATAATGAGGGTGTCATTGGTTCTTATGAAGATATCAAAAGCATCGAATACAATGAGAAAATGCTGGCAGTGCTGATTGAACTTAGAGAAGGGATGGTCATTGACAGACGTGAAAGCTTGAGAAGTATCACTTCCGGCTGCGGCAAGTGTTATACCTACATTAATCCGCTGAAAAAGACGCAGTATGCCGTCAACATGAATAAATCCACCTTTTCCGCAGAAAATATCCTGACGATCATGGATAAGTTCATCGAACAGTCTGAAATCCATCATACGATTGGAGGTGTCCACAGTGTCTTTTTTCACACTGAGGGATTTGAAGTCCTGAATGAAGACATTGGCAGGCACAACTGTCTTGATAAAATTACGGGAATTTTGATGAAGGCAAACAAGATGGAACTTGCCGCAAATGGCGTGGTTTTTATCAGCGGCAGGCTTACTTCGGAAATGCTTATGAAAATGATCAGACTTGGAGCACCCGTGGTAGTTTCCAAATCGACACCCACTACAGCGACCATCAGACTTGCCCGGGAATATAACATTACACTTCTCGGCTATGTCAGAGGAGGCAAAGGCACTGTTTATGCCTGTCCGGAAAGGCTGACTGACACCTCCGACAGCCAAATCTAA
- a CDS encoding ferritin-like domain-containing protein, with product MAKLNWFYSLELNQVDLYMAQSKMVNDIYISKVLERSSYIEQQHVDNIAAQIRKYGSEPTIFGDIVSPLLGKTAGNITAAFGIVPLLKADILLEKKAMSDYKDLILKVGKDHALFSVLWANLIDEDLHTAWFSNKVQELEACR from the coding sequence ATTGCAAAGCTTAACTGGTTTTACAGCCTTGAATTGAACCAAGTTGATCTTTATATGGCCCAAAGTAAAATGGTCAATGATATCTATATCAGCAAAGTATTAGAACGATCATCTTATATTGAACAGCAGCATGTCGATAATATTGCTGCCCAAATACGAAAATACGGCAGCGAACCGACCATTTTTGGGGATATTGTTTCCCCGCTCCTGGGAAAGACTGCCGGGAATATTACTGCTGCGTTTGGAATAGTCCCCCTGCTAAAAGCCGATATTCTTCTGGAGAAAAAAGCAATGAGTGATTATAAAGACTTGATCTTAAAAGTCGGAAAAGATCATGCGTTGTTTTCTGTCCTGTGGGCCAATCTAATTGATGAAGATCTGCACACGGCCTGGTTTTCAAATAAAGTTCAGGAATTAGAGGCTTGCCGTTAA